A stretch of Vibrio maritimus DNA encodes these proteins:
- the tssI gene encoding type VI secretion system tip protein VgrG: MVNDVEFKFEVPGCGHEFRVESFQVTEELSKPFQITLSLLSLEPNVTTESLIRKAGHLSLYGQGVATARHFSGVVNEVRYLGTGRRFSRYQLVLVPQCWFLSQRQDCRIFQQKSAQDIVTEVLDDAAVTDYRFELSGNYPAKDYVLQYRETDLHFVQRMLAEHGMWYYFEHTETNHTMVIVDSNDAIASLISTPLNASYIGPIVYHADGGGVPDREHISDLELVDRVRTGQVTYTDYNYEQPKIPQEMTSTGDLDNDLKLFDYPGRYVDPAMGQVRTKEWMSEHIVDNQYVEASSDVMRLAAGYSFNIGEHPRSEINREYIMLSVMHCGSNPQVHEDEAGGQATTYHNQFICISREVEYRAPKLAAPVVDGPQTAVVVGPAGEEIYTDKLGRIKVQFHWDRYGGNDEHSSCWIRVSQSMAAPTWGAVYLPRIGHEVVVTFLEGDPDRPLVTGAVYNGLHFPPYSLPENKTRTTFRTQTHKGTGYNELSFEDEADQEEVYIHAQKDMSTKVLNNRFRDIGQDEFLKVARHQTNEIHGDHKETIDGHKTTQVNSTFTETVEQDVTVTYNANETQFVKNNVELEIGDNRTTKIGKNDDLDVGENSNLTVGASKSSDIGADDNQTVGGNLTVSVNGNTSYKADGATQIVSGDKIVLKTGGSSLVMTSDGSIKLSGSSITIEGSDKVVVKGGNVAIN; this comes from the coding sequence ATGGTGAATGACGTAGAATTTAAGTTTGAAGTGCCAGGATGCGGTCACGAGTTTAGGGTGGAAAGTTTCCAAGTCACAGAAGAACTTTCAAAGCCGTTTCAAATCACATTATCATTGCTTTCACTTGAACCTAATGTAACAACAGAATCGCTCATTCGTAAGGCAGGGCATCTTTCCCTTTATGGTCAAGGTGTGGCGACAGCACGGCATTTTAGCGGTGTTGTTAACGAAGTTCGCTATTTGGGAACCGGGCGTCGTTTTTCACGCTATCAGCTCGTATTGGTTCCTCAATGTTGGTTTTTATCGCAGCGTCAGGACTGCCGCATTTTTCAGCAAAAATCTGCACAAGACATCGTCACTGAAGTGCTCGATGATGCTGCAGTGACAGATTATCGTTTCGAGCTATCCGGCAACTATCCTGCTAAAGATTACGTACTTCAATACCGAGAAACGGACTTACATTTTGTCCAGCGAATGCTTGCTGAGCATGGAATGTGGTATTACTTCGAACATACCGAAACAAATCACACCATGGTCATCGTTGATAGTAACGATGCGATTGCTTCACTTATTAGTACGCCTCTAAACGCCTCTTATATTGGTCCTATTGTCTATCATGCTGATGGCGGTGGGGTACCAGATAGGGAGCATATCAGTGATTTAGAGTTGGTAGACCGTGTGCGCACAGGACAAGTCACCTACACAGACTACAACTACGAGCAGCCCAAGATTCCACAAGAGATGACCAGTACTGGTGATCTGGATAATGACTTGAAGCTGTTTGATTATCCTGGACGCTATGTCGACCCTGCTATGGGGCAGGTACGAACAAAAGAATGGATGTCAGAGCATATTGTCGATAACCAGTATGTGGAAGCATCAAGTGATGTAATGCGCCTTGCTGCGGGGTACAGCTTCAATATTGGAGAGCACCCAAGATCTGAAATAAATCGCGAATACATCATGTTGTCCGTTATGCACTGCGGCAGCAATCCTCAAGTTCATGAGGACGAAGCTGGTGGGCAAGCGACGACCTATCATAACCAATTCATATGTATCTCCAGAGAAGTAGAGTATCGAGCCCCTAAACTCGCGGCCCCTGTTGTTGATGGCCCCCAAACAGCCGTCGTTGTCGGGCCGGCTGGCGAAGAGATCTATACGGATAAATTAGGTCGCATTAAGGTGCAATTTCACTGGGATCGATATGGTGGTAATGACGAACATTCGAGCTGTTGGATCAGGGTAAGTCAATCAATGGCAGCGCCAACGTGGGGCGCGGTTTATTTGCCAAGAATAGGCCATGAAGTCGTCGTCACTTTTTTAGAAGGCGACCCAGACCGACCGTTGGTTACAGGCGCGGTATATAACGGACTTCATTTCCCTCCGTACTCATTGCCAGAGAACAAAACGCGCACCACGTTTCGTACGCAAACGCACAAGGGAACCGGCTATAACGAGTTGAGCTTTGAAGACGAAGCGGATCAGGAAGAGGTTTATATTCACGCTCAAAAGGACATGTCGACGAAGGTTCTTAACAATCGTTTCCGAGACATTGGGCAAGATGAGTTTCTCAAGGTTGCTCGCCATCAAACCAATGAAATTCATGGCGATCACAAAGAGACAATTGACGGGCACAAGACAACACAGGTCAACAGCACCTTTACAGAAACGGTGGAGCAAGATGTCACGGTTACCTACAACGCCAACGAAACTCAGTTTGTTAAGAATAATGTTGAGCTGGAGATTGGTGATAACAGAACGACTAAGATTGGCAAAAATGATGACCTTGATGTCGGTGAAAACAGCAACCTGACTGTAGGGGCGTCGAAAAGCTCAGATATTGGGGCGGATGATAATCAAACAGTCGGCGGTAATCTAACGGTATCGGTGAATGGGAATACTTCATACAAAGCGGATGGAGCGACGCAGATAGTTAGTGGCGACAAGATCGTACTTAAAACTGGCGGTTCTTCGTTAGTGATGACGAGTGATGGTTCTATCAAGCTTTCTGGCTCTTCTATTACCATCGAGGGTAGCGATAAAGTCGTCGTGAAGGGCGGTAATGTGGCGATAAATTAA
- a CDS encoding Hcp family type VI secretion system effector — translation MPTPAYMSIEGETQGQITKDTYSADSVGNTWQEAHVDEFLVQELDHVLTIPRDPQSGQPTGQRVHKPVVVTKVQDRCSPLLFNALVSGEKLPECVIRFYRTSVQGKQEHYYSIKLIDALLVDMQTRMSHCQDAATSDRVTEEVLKFTYRAIEVTHENCGTAGNDDWRTPREA, via the coding sequence ATGCCAACTCCAGCATATATGTCAATTGAAGGCGAAACTCAGGGTCAAATTACTAAAGACACTTACTCTGCGGACTCAGTAGGTAACACATGGCAAGAAGCTCACGTAGATGAGTTTCTAGTTCAAGAACTTGATCACGTACTAACTATTCCTCGTGATCCACAAAGTGGTCAACCAACAGGCCAACGTGTACACAAGCCAGTAGTTGTTACTAAGGTTCAAGACCGTTGTTCTCCACTTTTATTCAACGCGCTTGTATCGGGTGAGAAACTTCCAGAGTGTGTGATTCGTTTTTACCGCACTTCGGTTCAAGGTAAACAAGAGCACTACTACTCAATCAAGCTTATCGACGCACTATTGGTAGATATGCAAACTCGCATGAGTCACTGCCAAGATGCAGCAACGTCTGATCGCGTGACAGAAGAAGTTCTTAAGTTCACTTACCGTGCAATTGAAGTGACCCACGAAAACTGTGGTACTGCGGGTAACGATGACTGGCGTACGCCTCGCGAAGCTTAA
- the tssH gene encoding type VI secretion system ATPase TssH has product MININLSSLIQRLHPLAKTALEDAAALAVTEKATEVQIEHYLLSLLERPNSDFDVLLSHFDCSENLLRQSVRSCLDSDARGNGSKPVFSALLIEWLQESWLVSSLDLSETQIRSGALLLTLVSNPLRYGQHGYAELLSSVSPDSLKRNFTDLTSHSIEAQVASSEKTEAREAGSALSQFTTDFTGKARNGEIDPVFCRDHEIRQIVDILARRRKNNPIAVGEPGVGKTAVVEGLALKIVQGEVPDNLKGVELYGLDMGLLQAGASVKGEFEKRLNAVLEEVKSSPTPIILFIDEAHTLVGGGNQAGGSDAANLLKPALARGEVKTIAATTWSEYKKYFEKDPALARRFQLVKLDEPSPEQAALIIRGLRPAYEKSHNVYVRDDAITAAAALSARYISGRQLPDKAIDVLDTACARVNISLNAVPAPIETLRQTLAAQQRELDALERDALQQTGDKHSLATIPDLKQSMEVTKEDLKVLDTQWQKECNHIEEMIALRTRLHELTEGTDGSQEKAQATPENENTDEVINPYQEMDEEQVRIAIAACQELLDAVRDGNPLVHYEVGPDEVSHVISDWTGIPMGKMLQDEAETTLSLKQSLNDNIKGQEFAISALSEGIQTAKAGLGNPEAPTGVFLLVGPSGVGKTETARAIADQMFGGERFMTTINMSEFQEKHTVSRLIGSPPGYVGYGEGGMLTEAVRQRPYSVVLLDEVEKADPEVLNLFYQVFDKGTLNDGEGRTIDFKNTLVIMTSNLATHEIESLAQQSKDIDANIVAEAIRPTLNQHFKPALLARMSVLPFMPLSDDAMTDIIHHKLAGVSERLQSHHKLSLSYQENLVEFVLGNCRLAETGARNIDAVINRQLLPQLSTQLLVHDKDDAHTTIAVDVDEQGKLSYEFS; this is encoded by the coding sequence ATGATAAATATAAACCTTTCTTCATTAATACAGCGTCTTCACCCTCTAGCAAAAACGGCTTTAGAAGATGCAGCTGCACTTGCAGTGACAGAAAAAGCAACAGAAGTCCAAATTGAGCATTATTTGTTAAGTTTATTGGAACGACCAAATAGTGATTTTGACGTGTTATTAAGTCACTTTGATTGTTCGGAGAATCTATTAAGACAGTCCGTTCGTTCTTGCCTTGATAGTGACGCAAGAGGTAACGGAAGCAAACCTGTGTTTTCTGCTTTATTGATTGAGTGGTTGCAAGAAAGCTGGCTGGTATCATCACTTGATCTTTCAGAAACGCAAATTCGTTCTGGTGCCCTACTACTCACCTTAGTTAGCAACCCGCTGCGCTATGGTCAACATGGCTATGCCGAGCTACTTAGTAGCGTCAGTCCAGACAGTCTAAAACGTAACTTCACTGACCTTACTAGCCACTCAATCGAAGCACAGGTTGCATCCTCTGAAAAAACAGAAGCTCGCGAAGCAGGTTCAGCGCTCAGTCAGTTTACAACTGATTTCACTGGTAAAGCCCGAAATGGCGAGATTGATCCTGTGTTCTGCCGTGACCATGAGATACGCCAAATCGTCGATATTCTCGCGCGCCGTCGCAAAAACAACCCGATTGCAGTCGGCGAGCCGGGTGTCGGCAAGACTGCTGTTGTCGAAGGTTTAGCACTTAAAATTGTTCAAGGTGAGGTCCCGGATAATCTAAAAGGCGTTGAGCTTTACGGATTAGATATGGGTTTGTTGCAGGCCGGAGCAAGTGTAAAAGGTGAATTCGAGAAACGTCTCAATGCAGTTTTAGAGGAGGTGAAGAGCTCTCCTACTCCGATCATTCTATTCATTGACGAAGCCCACACTCTCGTTGGAGGTGGCAATCAGGCAGGTGGTAGCGATGCAGCAAACCTACTCAAACCAGCACTCGCACGTGGAGAAGTGAAAACAATCGCCGCTACAACTTGGAGCGAATACAAGAAGTACTTCGAGAAAGATCCAGCGCTCGCTCGACGCTTCCAACTGGTGAAGCTCGACGAACCGTCACCAGAACAGGCTGCGCTCATTATTCGTGGCTTGCGTCCAGCTTATGAAAAGTCTCATAACGTTTATGTGAGAGACGATGCTATCACTGCAGCCGCTGCACTCTCAGCACGCTATATCTCTGGTCGTCAACTTCCCGATAAAGCGATAGACGTGCTCGATACCGCTTGTGCTCGAGTCAATATCAGTCTCAACGCCGTGCCAGCACCTATTGAAACACTGCGCCAAACACTCGCAGCCCAGCAAAGAGAACTGGATGCATTAGAGCGTGACGCGTTGCAGCAAACTGGTGACAAGCACAGCTTAGCGACAATTCCGGATTTGAAACAATCTATGGAAGTCACTAAAGAAGATCTTAAGGTCCTCGATACGCAGTGGCAAAAAGAGTGCAATCACATTGAAGAAATGATTGCCCTTCGTACGCGTCTACACGAGTTGACCGAGGGTACGGATGGAAGCCAAGAAAAAGCTCAAGCAACACCTGAAAACGAGAATACCGATGAGGTCATCAATCCTTACCAAGAAATGGACGAGGAGCAAGTTCGTATAGCGATCGCTGCCTGCCAAGAGCTTCTAGACGCTGTAAGAGATGGCAACCCACTTGTCCATTACGAAGTCGGCCCAGACGAGGTAAGCCACGTGATCTCTGATTGGACAGGTATTCCGATGGGCAAGATGCTGCAAGATGAGGCAGAAACTACATTGTCGCTAAAACAAAGCCTCAATGACAACATTAAAGGTCAAGAGTTTGCCATTTCGGCGCTTTCTGAGGGTATTCAAACTGCCAAAGCTGGTCTAGGAAACCCAGAAGCACCTACTGGTGTGTTCCTTTTAGTAGGTCCAAGTGGGGTTGGTAAAACCGAAACCGCACGTGCTATCGCCGATCAAATGTTTGGTGGCGAGCGCTTTATGACCACAATTAACATGTCAGAGTTTCAAGAAAAGCACACTGTGTCACGTCTAATTGGCTCGCCTCCAGGCTATGTAGGTTACGGTGAAGGTGGAATGTTAACCGAAGCAGTGCGTCAAAGACCTTACTCGGTCGTCCTACTTGATGAAGTTGAAAAAGCCGACCCAGAAGTGCTGAATCTGTTTTATCAAGTGTTCGATAAAGGCACGCTTAACGACGGTGAAGGTCGTACAATTGATTTCAAAAACACGCTGGTCATCATGACCAGCAACCTTGCTACGCATGAAATCGAATCTCTAGCTCAACAATCAAAGGACATCGATGCGAACATCGTTGCGGAAGCCATAAGACCAACGCTAAATCAGCATTTCAAGCCTGCTCTGCTCGCTCGCATGTCGGTACTACCATTTATGCCCCTCTCGGATGACGCTATGACCGATATTATTCACCATAAACTCGCCGGGGTCTCAGAGCGCCTCCAGAGCCATCATAAATTGTCGCTGTCATATCAAGAGAACTTGGTTGAGTTTGTTTTAGGAAACTGCCGTCTCGCCGAAACTGGCGCACGTAACATTGATGCAGTTATTAATCGCCAATTGCTTCCTCAGCTTTCCACTCAGCTATTGGTTCATGACAAAGACGATGCTCATACCACTATCGCTGTTGACGTCGATGAACAAGGTAAACTGTCCTATGAGTTCAGCTAA
- a CDS encoding DUF2169 family type VI secretion system accessory protein — translation MQLWDIESDQGLSLKGRFQRDADGNEVWVVIGKRSWRWIEGAWFELEESEVFDDPLYIGEPGLSAMKTDHEFAYFKANTDVLVFGKARSYAKKPTTQHECRVLLDGHIDKTLKIMGERVWIEHGGGVTVSRPIEFIEREIDYSNAVGGDERNRIGGGVAKSNAVLISQVVPSVFYPKEDWTPATNKIRVAGFGPIPPFFDERRRYAGTFDENWVETRKPMLPFDFDVAFNQSAPKDQQCNGYLLGGERIVLSGFCHDETLAFRIPSSTYTAVAHFGKHMRKETMSIYTLFIDTETKTLSLSYNASFPCQGEEHTLTKTRIDVAEVERTDA, via the coding sequence ATGCAGTTGTGGGATATTGAATCGGATCAAGGCCTATCACTTAAAGGACGCTTCCAACGAGACGCAGATGGTAACGAGGTTTGGGTCGTTATTGGTAAACGGTCATGGCGTTGGATAGAGGGGGCGTGGTTTGAGCTTGAAGAAAGTGAGGTTTTCGATGACCCGCTATACATAGGTGAGCCCGGGCTCTCTGCGATGAAAACCGATCATGAATTCGCTTACTTTAAAGCCAATACCGACGTTTTAGTGTTTGGTAAAGCTCGCAGCTATGCCAAGAAGCCAACTACGCAACATGAGTGCCGAGTGTTGCTTGATGGTCATATCGACAAGACTCTCAAAATTATGGGCGAGAGAGTCTGGATAGAGCATGGAGGAGGGGTGACGGTAAGTCGTCCCATTGAGTTTATAGAACGAGAGATTGACTACAGTAACGCCGTGGGGGGAGATGAGCGAAATCGAATCGGTGGCGGTGTTGCAAAGTCGAACGCAGTACTTATATCTCAAGTGGTCCCCTCTGTTTTCTATCCAAAAGAAGATTGGACGCCAGCGACAAATAAGATTCGAGTCGCAGGGTTTGGACCTATTCCTCCGTTTTTTGATGAAAGAAGGCGCTATGCGGGCACATTTGATGAAAATTGGGTAGAGACCAGAAAGCCAATGTTGCCTTTTGATTTTGATGTGGCGTTTAACCAAAGTGCGCCAAAAGATCAGCAGTGCAATGGGTATTTATTAGGGGGAGAGCGCATTGTATTGAGTGGTTTTTGTCATGATGAAACACTCGCGTTTCGTATCCCATCATCCACATACACCGCCGTTGCCCATTTTGGCAAGCACATGCGGAAGGAAACCATGAGTATTTATACCTTGTTTATTGATACTGAAACAAAGACTCTGTCGCTTAGCTACAACGCTTCGTTTCCATGCCAAGGTGAGGAGCACACACTGACTAAAACACGTATAGATGTAGCCGAAGTGGAGCGCACAGATGCTTAA
- a CDS encoding sigma-54-dependent Fis family transcriptional regulator yields the protein MSSANHSELGNALLAISQSLADRNQLTQTLEAVLTAAKQMTMARHGIIYVLDQTGETLLPTCAYHNDKIAKEHPWTPIEIDSASESDPFNFAVHNGEVVLINELYKYNGYDCENIYQAEQTLGLTSQNLLAWPLVDESGNTIGLLVLLDLSVIDNEAALTEFCRMAASHIRQAIWLEQYGQVIENLSGGNQLKKPSEKLSTKSKRKSSSEPVAISSEMLSVFERLDRVLSLPVDVLLRGETGTGKEVMAKYIHENSNRSKAPLVVQNCAAIPEQLLESELFGHKKGSFTGADKDKVGLFEAANGGTLFLDEIGDMPMLLQAKLLRVLQERKVRPVGASKEIEVDVRVIAATHCNLMGQIQEGRFRADLFYRLNVFPITLPPLRTRRDDILPLAEHFVKLASKKLGLPQSLSISAHVRKQLLDYPYPGNVRELKNIIERSVLLSDFETLSTIEFGEQAPEQVVQQPTQITESSVSVATPSSEPSMEEVSKGLKEAVGEYERTVIIDCLRECNWHTKRAAEQLSLPLSTLNHKMKKYDISAAG from the coding sequence ATGAGTTCAGCTAACCATAGCGAGCTGGGCAATGCGTTACTCGCGATCAGTCAGTCATTGGCTGATCGTAATCAGTTGACTCAGACATTGGAAGCCGTGCTTACTGCGGCAAAACAAATGACGATGGCTCGCCATGGCATCATTTATGTTCTTGATCAGACCGGAGAGACCTTGCTACCCACTTGCGCCTACCATAATGACAAGATCGCAAAGGAGCATCCGTGGACGCCTATCGAGATCGATTCCGCGAGCGAGTCCGATCCTTTCAACTTCGCTGTTCACAATGGTGAAGTGGTATTGATTAACGAGCTCTACAAGTACAACGGTTACGACTGCGAAAACATCTATCAAGCAGAACAAACCCTGGGTCTCACCAGTCAAAACCTTTTGGCGTGGCCGTTGGTTGATGAGTCAGGCAATACGATTGGACTCTTAGTTCTGCTCGATCTCAGTGTGATCGATAATGAAGCGGCTTTGACGGAGTTTTGTCGAATGGCCGCAAGCCATATACGACAAGCAATCTGGTTAGAGCAATATGGTCAAGTGATCGAGAACCTAAGTGGCGGTAATCAGCTGAAAAAGCCTTCAGAGAAACTATCAACAAAGTCTAAACGCAAGTCATCTTCAGAGCCTGTCGCAATCAGCAGTGAGATGTTGAGCGTTTTTGAACGCTTAGATAGAGTGCTGTCCCTCCCTGTCGACGTGTTACTGAGGGGAGAAACTGGCACGGGTAAAGAGGTCATGGCTAAGTATATCCATGAAAACTCTAACCGCTCTAAGGCTCCACTCGTCGTGCAAAACTGCGCCGCCATACCGGAGCAACTATTAGAATCAGAGTTATTCGGCCATAAAAAAGGCTCGTTTACTGGTGCAGATAAAGACAAAGTTGGACTCTTTGAAGCTGCCAATGGTGGCACTTTGTTTCTAGACGAAATTGGTGATATGCCAATGTTATTGCAGGCAAAGTTACTGCGTGTACTGCAAGAGCGTAAAGTTCGCCCGGTAGGCGCGAGTAAAGAGATAGAAGTAGATGTACGCGTCATTGCCGCTACACACTGTAATCTGATGGGGCAAATTCAAGAAGGACGATTCCGAGCGGATTTGTTCTATCGACTCAATGTGTTCCCAATTACGCTTCCTCCATTACGCACAAGGCGAGATGATATACTCCCTCTGGCAGAGCATTTCGTTAAACTAGCCTCAAAAAAGCTTGGGCTTCCCCAGTCTCTATCCATAAGCGCCCATGTTCGAAAACAGTTACTCGACTACCCTTATCCAGGAAACGTTCGAGAACTGAAAAACATCATCGAACGCTCGGTGTTACTCTCTGACTTTGAAACCTTATCAACGATTGAATTTGGTGAGCAGGCTCCTGAGCAAGTAGTTCAGCAGCCTACTCAGATTACTGAGTCATCTGTGAGCGTAGCTACGCCTTCGAGTGAACCATCTATGGAAGAGGTCTCTAAGGGGCTTAAAGAAGCCGTGGGTGAATATGAACGCACGGTGATCATTGATTGCCTTCGTGAGTGCAATTGGCATACCAAACGAGCAGCTGAGCAGCTGTCACTACCGTTAAGTACTCTGAATCATAAGATGAAGAAGTATGATATTTCTGCAGCAGGTTAG